The DNA window GTTTGCTGCAGCACAATGATGCATGCTCCACTGTGCTTGATCTCTTCTCATCACTGCATTCTGTCATCTTTTCAGTGCCATTTAACGTACTATAATGACTTGTCCCTTGAGCATGTGGCGTAAAGTTGAGTTTTCTCAGTTGAGCTACTTGCTCATGAGTAAATATACAAGTGGGATATCTGCTTCCATGTTTCTGATCTTGATGTCGTGGAactaatcaaatgttttttctgACTCGTTAAGCATGCTATTGGATCCTTATTACATTATATGAAATATATTCCAGATCTTTTCCTGTTCTCCTACTCATAGGCGAGAGGAGGTGATGGTAAAagttcactttggtccttgaagTCTTTGTTTTTCCAGTCTGATCTCTGGAGTTATGTGCTTTTATGTTTCAAGCCCCAGACTTCATTTCCATCATGTTACTCTACTTTTCAAATGCTATTGGAGCTTTTTAGGTTATATTTACAATAACTTAATATATAATAACTACATATGATTCaatgacaataaaatatttttttatatgatttttatgaattaattaattattttttcatacagCCACATTAAGTTTTTGCTTAAAAACACatgctactaataaaaaaaaatacttttttttatagaaaaataaattattgagaatcttgtgttttttattttaattacctttgatttttattaaataatgacgttaatagaaattttttttgtcaaagcaaagaataaagcataaataaataatatgcatTTCAATTTGAGAAACacattctttctttcaatcaattaatcattttttcttcCACGTCCTGTTTTCTTGACAATTCCTTCGGATCTAAGTTTGAATTCGGAGGATCCCAGCTTTtgactttcttatttttttttgtccagtAATGGACATGCAACGGTCTAATTCTGGAAATTATCCTCGGGATAGTGTTGACAGGCCCCCTCGTAGTAGTTCCATTCGCTTAGGTCATCTTTATgctatatatgtatttttttttttatggtaagaaAAGGTCACCTGCATGCTGTACTGTGCCAGGCCTGCAGGAATAGGTACCAGTTCTTGAGATGGTTCCGAGCAGCCATGATTTTCAGGCTGCTTTTGTACGTTGTGTTAATTGACCAGTGCAATGAATCATAATCACACCTGTACAAATTTGTAAGACTTTTCTTTTTGCTCCTCTTTTCCCTCGAGAGTACTTTATTTATACAGCTAGAAAGTATATCTATGCACATATTTAGATGCTACTCGTtgcgttttcttttctttttttgaaaaagaaaaagaaaaataccataATCAAGTAAGTTTTTATTTGCAAAAAGATGGTAGCTCCGCTGTCAACACCATTTCTACCGTCACAGAAAGTATAAATGACTGATAAAATACGAGCAGCAACCATCGTTCAATTTTACTATGATTATATCTCTAGTTTATTATGATCATGAACTCCTCTACCACCATTATTGCCTCTGTGCATGCTATGACCTGCCATTTTATTAGCATCATCATATTTATTCACCAGctgttaataaaataatcacCAGCCTACCACCATCGATTTAGTACTTCTATGACTATCATCGTCTCTATCAGCAACATTACTGCCCTTACCATAGTTCTTGCTGCTGTTGCTGTCGTGCCGCTGTCTTTAGCATGCTGCCAGCCGTAGCCACCTCGTTGCTACGTCCCAAAACTGCATTATGCTGTTATTACCATttgcgatatatatatatatatatatatggaaaaaagaaattgctatGTATTATACCTGTCAAATCGCATCCATATAAAaccttttccctttattttctaaaaaaaaaggccaaaaatatttggaaacCCACAAAACAAGAAATAGTGTCAAACCGATCCATATATTTTCCTTTctgttttgggattttttttccaagagtgataaagaaaaaagaaaagctaactTCACCTTTTAAAACGCTCTTTAACcatcaaaacaactaaaagaatTGGACTGGTTTAactgttcatatgaacaatTAACCATGATAATATTTTGTAATCGTTTGATAATATCAACAAATACCGCTGTCTTCATGAAGGTGGTGGTgacaatattttatgttatgttaTAGACAATATGTTATagacaattaattttttgtatttttattatataataaaataaaaaagtttaatcaaCTCAGTGGAGCGTATAATTCAGATCACAGTCCCGAGTTTGGCAGGCTAATTAGGGTGAATTtgacctgttttttttctttaaacctaCCAGGTCGATAAAATCATGTCGGGACAActttcacatgatttaatttaaaatccgaGCTAAAGAAAGAATCGAGCTTGAATTTTTCAATCTTAAATCATTAttccaaatttaataacaatattgaaaaaaatttgtccgcctagatattattttttccataccaattttttttattccaagcCACGCAAGTAACGCAGGAAATAACAAGTCATGATATATTGCATCTGGtaacttttccttttattcGGATTAAGCTAAAAATGGaactcaaatatttaattaattaaaaaagaattcttaaTAAAATCTTTACATAATAGAAATAACCTTAACAAAAGCTTTCTTAGTTTATTCCAACCAAGATAAAAACTCTCTTGTGATGTTCCTGTCCAAATTCCTCTAcctgctggaaaaaaaaaattctcatcatTGTCATGAGAATTTATATGATGATCAATTTGTAACTACTGCGTTTAACTAGTATGTCACGCTATCAAATcgaaaaaatcatcaattataCCTAACTTTTTATCTAAATCAACTATTAATAtggaaaattaaatgaaaaaaccacTCTTCTAAAGAGccaaattaatgtaattatttaattttttgcacAGACAGGgaaaatcaaatagaaacaatcacttaaaaaaataataatcaaattgatGTAACTATTTCTTTTTGGTAAAGGTAAGATTGATGTTGGTTTTAAATGAAGTTGTCatttgacccttttttttttccatgtaggTTTCAAACCTAAAATATGATTAATCCAACTTGTtgtatattgaaataatatctcCATGAGAAGGTAAATCAAAATCGATtcatttagaaaagaaaaaaaaattaaaaatataattaggatataatatttttttgtctattatttcttatctatataataataatcaagtgatcattatgattaatttacttttaaaggataatatttatgtttacattagtcagtaaaataaaataaatatgatatgatatgatatgatatgaaaaaataatcactttAAAATCACGGGAAAAAACCTtataatcaaaacttaaaatctCTTTCCAGTCCATTATTTTCACAACTcaaatggttttctttttttaatcttctcaTGTTAATATGCATCAATCATTAATTACATATGGTAGTGTatccaaacaaaattaattacactgaCTTGATTGTTTAGAAAAGTGATTGTTCCTATTTAATTTCTCaccataattgattttttttagatttattgacATGGACTAATGACATGGCATACTAATTAATGACTCAAAATATAACTCATAGAACATCACTATTTAGCGCCATAAAATTTCTTAGTTATCCATGAAGATTACACTCACACATTATTCTGCCgtgaaattttttaaaggaaCCCAATTCTTGCAGGGAtgtatccatatttttttttttttctggaaagaATATGTCCTGattaaatacttaattttagtGGTATGAAATGGCTACACTTTATAGCGACTTCGACTCTATTTTTTATCTTGCTCACTTTCCCAAATagtccaaaaataaaatgcttCGAGTCACAGTTTTGATAGAAGAAGAGAatcagaaaaaaacagagagagaggaaaaagcCTTCACCGCGACATCTCTAATCCAACCTGCATCTCTGTTCCCAGGATCAGAAGTTCAGAACGACTtgagaaaaaatagaagggCTTGATCGATAGGTTTCAAACGAGCAATTGTCCACTTGGATGGTTACCTCCTTCTAGACTGAAATGGTATTTGGGCCTAGGGCTAATAACTTTCTTATTTGTTGACCCATTCTTGAACAGGGTGCTCTCAGGCCTTACTGCCTCGGCATTTTGAAACTGATAATCTCGAGTTTGTTATCAGATCGGCCCAATATCGAGACCCAGACATCCTCTTGAccgcaggaaaaaaaaaataatttgcatcAAGCAAAAGCTTACTCAGAGGTTCACAGGTAATCCAATTAGACGATTTACAGTAGAGACAAGAGCTAGttgctttagtttttattattatttctcattttattcatgcattccttcttcttcttcttcttctttttatcaacAACcagaatgtatatatataatgaattaGTCATTATGAATTTGTATGAGAGTATTTATgtctatttaatatatttatgagtggcaaaagaatcaaaatacccttgggataaataaaaaaactaacactgTAGGGCAGGGGTGctgttatctttttcttttctagaataCAATAAGATTATGTATATgacatttatgaaaaaaaattaagctattGAAACAGGGGTATTGACGTCTTTttctcatagttttttttagtaattattgATTTGGTTGAGGGTTGtaacataatttatcatttaatttatgatttttaaatgcaaaaaactACTAACGCGTGCATGGGAGACGCCGCGTACTTTTGCGAAGCATGCGACGTCTTCTGGTGATGTAAAATGAGCTTTCGTCGTCTCATTGGTTTTCCTCCGTGTCCTCTTCTTTAGATGATGGCGCGTGACATCTAAAGGTGGTTGGTCCTTATTGTTGTTGGTGTTTCAGATTTAGTCCTTTtagtcatgattttttattttgtccatatcccttttgttaaagttttattttttttcaatttaatcattcaattctaatttgtaagtgtaaatttttaaatttggtccttttacttttgatttcttatatttttttcttagcttttttgtcaaagtttttatggttttcaatTTATCCCTCATATcaggtttttgattttttttccaataagaataatactaatttcaatttgatcctttttttatttcttttttttcttttgtcaaagtttttatgatctttaattttatccttcaaatcaagtttatattttttgtaatttcaatagtaataatagtagtaaatCATTCTAAATTCCAGTTCAGAATAATAAATTCTAAGAAATTCTAAATtacatttttcaataaattctaAATGAATATAAATCTTAATTCTATTAAAGTAAagtggaataaaaaaatcaaatataaaaaaatattatataaattaaatgtattaaatgtgctcttttaattaaatataagaggAATATATTAGATAGATAATAGGAAAATAATAGGAATGGTCCTAAAAAGAATATCTGGCGTAGCTATTCACAAATAGGATCCGGGTAGTCTGTGTcatatcaagataaaaaaaatatgaatataattGAGTTGTAAAATTTCTCTTTGCCAAGGAGAAGACATGGTAAtaataatggtggtggtgattataatatagtagtagtagtagtagtagttgcAACAACaacggtggtggtggtggtaacaacaacaacaacacacccttcaaatcaagtttatattttttgttatttcaataataatagtaatagtaatagtaataataatgatattaataatactactaataatggtaataatagtaataataatagtggtggtggtgattatgatgataatgatagtgGTGATGGTAATGACAGTGATGATGataatagcaataataatagttgtggtggtggtagtagtaataataataataatattaataataatgataataacattgataataataatgaaattgataaaaaaaaaacaactaaaaagaaagaatgttTTTCTATAGCCATATTGACAATCTACTATTTACTACAATAGTCAAGTGATGTCTGTAGCCTtcctaaaaaaaacacttgcctTGAAGCCAAGAGTGTTTATGTATTTTCACATTATTTATTAGTCATTGTAGTTTTTGGCTGAGGGTATTTGtctattctatatttttaattaaagtaaaataacaaaaataatcctGTAGATAAAAGAATCAACACAACAGGCGCAAGggtatctttgtattttttttataaataatcaaattacaCATGGGCCATTGAATCCAAGAAATGCAAGTAATTGAGGTTAGGGGTATTAAGGTCTTTTAGCCTCAGTTTTTTCTCTTGTCAATTGTAGGTTTGATTGATGGtgataacataatttattatttaaataatattttaaaattttaaaaaactattggCACATTGGGGTCACCATGTGTTTTGGGCGGTGTGTGCGGCGACTTTCGATGGTAAAAAATAGGCTTCCATCGTATAATTTTATTCCTCGCTGTCTTCTTTTCTATTATGAGAGTGTGTGTTGTCAAAAAATAAGCAATGTTGTCTTAGCCTTATAGCattgttatatatttattatgactggttttttatgttattttttaatctcaattcaatatgtaaacattattttttgtataaaaaaatagtttggcaGCATGAGCAACAAGCtagtattaattatttcattacgTCACCATTAATCCCACAAATTTCCTAATGCTCATTGTCAATGAAACAGTTCATACCAAGATATTTCTTGAATGCAATATTTTCAACTCGGTTTCTTAAGATTCGTCGGAATGGGAACATGAAGACTTACATAGATTGTGTGTTAAAACAATTCAGTGTCATTGCCAAAATTTGGCAGGTTAGTCAATGAATAAGGACACGCCCTACAAATCCCAGCTACCGCGTGAATTCAATAATGCCGTTgtatgaaatataaatttgtcCTCTActgtttttgagaaaaaaaaattaagtaaggaTTAGTGATTGGgaatttgaatatgttttttttatcggaTTCGAGTTGATTTTGACTTTTGAAATCGATGAAGAGCTTTAACAATTCAATATTTCGGagacattaatttaaaatgaagcaAATTATTTGGACTCTACCGCTGCTGGTATATTAAACTGACCTCTCTACGTCCTTCTACTCAAgtctgtgtttgtttttgagatGGAAGGTAAGATTTGATTGTGAGattcatgaaaaaaactaaaacaaataaaataatttttttatgattgaggTTTATGTATAATTGGATTATATCTAACCACAACATCAACCACAATTAGTGGTTATTGAAAACCACTAGTTGCATATGGTAGGTGTGATAAAGtctaaaaatttgatttatattatttttttaatatattttattaagtatttttcttttaaatttgaaatttataaaataaaaataataagatttaaatttataatgttttaattaacaaaatcttaaaataatattaaaaagttatttaactaaaaaaaatttaaattattagacgAAGAGGTTGTTTTTACTCTgggctttaaaaaaaagaccactGTTTCCATTCCTCTTCACGAGTCTGCTTTAGTATATAAAAGACAAAGATGCTAACCTATACATacatttttccttaattttttagacTGAACAATTTCGACAAGCGTGTTTTGGTTAGGATTTCAAGAAAACCTAATTATTACATGTCTCTGTCGCTTGTCTAAAATTGTTTGTGTTCGAACAAGTGGAAGTAGAACTCGTCggattaaataatttatctcGATTCCTTCTCGGGTTCTCGTATATGACTTACCCTCCCAGTAGACATATATTATAGCAAATTAAGCTTTTGATTTTGACTATACCACGGGAATGTGATTGGGGTCACAGacaaattgatatatatatatatattagccgTTCTAACATAAAATTGTTCGATCAAACTGATCATACCGAAGATTAAATATTCTACttggtttattaaaaaaacaatctaacaCTGGCCTTTAAGTTAGTTCATTGCTactgataaaaaaagattggtgAGAAGTGaagtgataaatttaaaaaaaaatctaacactggccttttgttttttaatctttattcttatattttctacCTCACATGCAAAGCATATAATATTCAACTTCACCTGTACTGAAAGTCAATCTAACAACATGAAAGATTATATATGGTTTGACAAAAACTTAGGAAggcaagaaaaaagagagtaaaggaAGGATTAGCCGGCGGCATTTATAATCGCAAGTCGTGACAATTACAGAAGAATATCATTAAATTTActaggaaaaagaagagaacttTCAAAATGGAAAAACTTTCGACAAGATCGTAATTACGACTATATATCCAATCTCCTTGCACAGCATATTGTCaaagccatatatatatatattcaaattgaaaagtaattacgactatatatatatatccaatcTCCTTGCACAGCATAGCAGGATCAAATTGATCATTTACAAGTAAAGGAGACAGCCATCTCCGATATATATTGCAATTTCACAACCCCGTCGTGATCGAAAAGCTATGTACCGAATTAATTGCACTTGCATATAtacacaacacacacacacacacacacacacacacacacacacacacacacacacacacacacacacaccaacaTATATATACGCAATTTAACCTCCCTGTCCAATATATAAACGcaattctaattaaattgagTGCAGTCCTACCAGCATGCACCGTCTCCTGTCACTTAATGCTCTCATTTCCAGTTTGGCAAGCTCAAGCAAACTGCCATTCCTATGAAGGGATACCCTATCATTCATTTTTTGACAAAAGCGAATAGGGTTTTTATAGAATCAATGAGAATATAAAATCCAGTTGCCAGAAATATGCAATCAATGCTCTATGGGAGCACCATACTGGTATATTAGCTCATCCATGGGAATCTAAGTACactaaagaaagagagaggatatCGGGGGGGAGTTCATGGCTGTTGCTTGTGGATGAAGGAGGGCACTAAATCTTGCAAAAGGCCATAATCAGGAGAATAGAGCTGGTGCTGCTGCAGCTGCTGATTCTGTGGAGCAAGGCTGTGATAGAACATCGAAGTTTGGTCGCCTTGTTGGTTACTCGCTGGTAGTAAGCGAGTCAGGAGATCCTGAGGAAAGCTCTGCCCTATTGATGTCGATGCCAGAAGGGAAGGTGGTAGCATTCCAGTAGCATTACCTCGAAGAGTTGCTGGACAGTGATGGTTATGCTGCCCTTCATACGTGGTGATGACGAGTGATGGGTCTTGGAATGATCTTTCCACACGTTTCTTAACCGTGCATTTTTGACTGGTGCATCTGTAATAACTTCTGCAATTTCAAAGCAAAGGagaaaaatattcttttgtGATGATCTTGAAGAAAGCTTCCTATGTAAAAGAGTTTTTACAGATAACACCATACTTTGAGTTTGCAGCTACCAGCagcaagattttctttttctttttcttttcttttttgcctaTAGCTAAATTTTGTCATGTGCAGTGTTCAGTGTTAAGAGTTAAGCAAAGgtcaagaaaatgaaagatataTAGAGAACCAACGGTATTGAGGCTAACTACTTCGTAGATAATTAAGGCACCCAGCTAGCACTGCTAGGGTAATAATTAGAGCATTATTAATGCAGTGGTCATCTAGCtagatgtatatatatatatatatatgtgtgctCTTCCAGCACGAAACAAGTTAGAAAATCACACTGATATATAGGCAAATGATTTATAGGCTCTATAATTGGTTCAAATGTATGTCCAAAGAGGACTAATGCTCCTATGATGTCGTCTAAGTTCTCCTAACTTTGACACCAAATTAAgctcttaattagttttttgcTTGCCCATTTTGGGGAGTACATTTGTTTGCTACAATTTGGCTTCACAAAATGGAAACTCTCTCACTATCTTAGCTAGAGACTCTGAGTGTGACAAAAGATCGGGTTTGACAACAATATCATTTGGTAGAGTTAGAGGATAAAATTAACACCATGAATGCAATGATAGCCGAAAGATGTGATCTTTAAATACATGAAGTAACAATTCATCAGCATATCCGGCTAATAAAAATCTAActgcataaaataaataattttagctCAAACAATGATTATCAATTATTTGGAGCTGCATTCTTTGATTTCTCATCGATTAATTTCTAGTACATATCTTAAGGAtgcatatgtgtgtgtgtgattgaGCAAAATGACCTTGGATAAGGGCTATTCTTCACGGCCTTCTGACCATACTTTCTCCATCTATATCCATCTTCAAGATTATCAATTTCACTCTTTGTCAAGAAGGCAAACCGTGGCTCCTTTTGCcgtttctccttcttttttgtcTTGCTCCTAGTAATCACGAAAATACAAAGTCAAAGTGCATAGAGCGAGATATTTATAGTCCAAGCAgagatttctttcatttttgcaCTAGGGTTTCTATCCACTAAAAGGATAATACTCTATTTTATTCAGAAAATCTTGTGCGTTAACTTCCAGGAAACTGATGAAATTAAGCATTCAAATAGTTCTACGCATGGTACAGGAgtttataagaaaaagattGCCCATATCCCTTTCACTAGAAGGAGTAAAAGTCTTATAATaagtttgaaaaacaaccagGGAGAAAAAGCAATAATAACTTCATCAGTTATTAAAAGACTTTGACAAACTgtcttgggaaaaaaaaagtggtatACACAAACCCTAATcaactataaaaagaaaagaaaggaaattaaagGAGTTAATTCTGTAATTAAAAGCCTGTTAACCTTTACCATGCATGAATCTACAGACTACAAAGGAGAATCAAGAAACTTACACTTTCTTAGCATCTCCATCCCCATCTTCACTCTCTTTTGGCTGCTTATCTTTCTTGATCTTCCCAGAGTCTTCTTCGGTTGCTCCATCATTAGAAGAAGAATTAGATATGGAGGAATTCGGCGTGGATGGTAGGTTTTCATTAGTAGCTGCTGATAATTCTCCAGCACCAGTTTTCTTTGAACCGTCTTCAATGGGACTAATTACCTCAGATGACGAGCAAGACACGTTGAGGGCTCTTGATAAGGTGTTATAGTGATCCACGGAGCCATGTAAACAGTCAGTGAAGCTCATATACGGGGGATCGTTAAACCCTTGTAAGCTTTGTGTGGGTGATTGTTGATTGTACACGGAGAGATTGTTGTCATTGAAGAATGGAAACACCGACACCGGCCGGTTGGTTCGGTGCTGAATATTGTAGTAAAAGGGATCGTAATTGTATGGATCCTCCTTTTCATTTGACATcaagaagaggagagaaaaatagGAGGGGGGAGGAGGAGGGGGAATTAGATACACTACAATGCTTGAAAGCTTAGAGAGGGGGGACTTTTCTCAAGGtgcttgttttcttcttataattaataaatagtaGACCTTTTCTGTtcgatttttattttacttttattgagatagaaagagagagagaggggccgGGAGCggagaatttagttttgatgGGAGGTTTGGCTAATCtccacttatatatatatttcttattaattgaatttaaatctttaaatgttttcttgataggtaaaaatttatgttatggtatttcttgattttttttttaagtgtctAAATTTGAAGGATAATATATATCcgtaagaatttttatttatttaatttatcgaGGAAGTGGGGCGcgctttaaataattttttagagaaagaaTTTAATTATGGTTGATATACAAACTCATCTAACAATACCCtttactttaataaaaaattaaattcaatccacAGTATCAAAAGTCTCATTTAATCATGGAAATGATAAGTTTTTCTACAATGTCCAGCACAAAGGCTGAATCTTTAACAGCATGCAGTCTGGAAAACCTTTGATTTGCTCggcttttcttttcaaaaaccaTATGCTAAAATTAACACTAacagatttaataattttattaataaatttttttgttagtatatatttttataatctgtcaaaatatattttaccaaTAACATCACggacaaaatgaaaaaaatcctcGTCCAAAATTTATGAtctatcaataataaaattacactattacaactaataaaattaatcactaTTACTAGAGgctttattttccaaaaatgCAGTAAATAATTCTTATTCCACGATTTCATATAGTATAATGGACACACCTATATACACGTTCCATGCTTATTTAATTCCatgatttattctttttattctgcTTAATTGAGTACCATACTGTATATTAATTTCTGGATAATTGATTATAACCAATACAGCGAGAATACAATTAATTACGAAATAATCAATTTCTCGTTTTATGctaaatatattattacaaaATGGTAATAACTCAAGATTTCAtctataaatttgaaaacagtTTAATTATCTCAAACCATATTCTAATTAGAGCTAGCTAGCAAGCTCGCATGGCATCCTATATATGAGATAAACAATTAATTtctgaatttaaattaaacttcAGTGTAAAATcgatatcaaattaatatggtTGAGATATAAAGTAATCAAGAACTCGCTTTTTAACACAACTTTTGAGCTAGATTCTCTCTCAAATTAACTACaaacccaatttaattttattttttttaaaggaaggatattggacttaattaattgaatctcatgttattttcttataaattgggggggatatttttttaaaaaaaatcataagaaaagaaaaaggttggaGGGATAAGGACAGGAAGGAGATTAGCTGCACCCATGGTTTGTGGTTGAGAAGAGGGGCCAGCCACGATTTATATGCACGCAGTCACGGTCATGTAATAAAGGTGGAGGTACTAACTAAATACACGGTCAATGTTTCCAACATTACGGTTTCTATTGGAGAATTGGGCTCACACGTGTACCGTATTGGGCACCGTCATTTGAACGTGATTGGCACGTGAGAGTTTATTTTCccgaaattaaaaacaaattgaaatcatGTCTCCACCTCCATTTTGCTGATTGGGCCTTCACGTCATCATCTCTCGTCTACAAATCTCCGTTTCTTTACCGAAGTTTGTGGCGAACTTTTTGTCCAAAGCACGCACTTAATGTAATTTGGAAAGACTTTTTATTTAACGGGTAAATGATCGGCTGTagcttctat is part of the Populus trichocarpa isolate Nisqually-1 chromosome 2, P.trichocarpa_v4.1, whole genome shotgun sequence genome and encodes:
- the LOC7468734 gene encoding WRKY transcription factor 71 — its product is MSNEKEDPYNYDPFYYNIQHRTNRPVSVFPFFNDNNLSVYNQQSPTQSLQGFNDPPYMSFTDCLHGSVDHYNTLSRALNVSCSSSEVISPIEDGSKKTGAGELSAATNENLPSTPNSSISNSSSNDGATEEDSGKIKKDKQPKESEDGDGDAKKVSKTKKKEKRQKEPRFAFLTKSEIDNLEDGYRWRKYGQKAVKNSPYPRSYYRCTSQKCTVKKRVERSFQDPSLVITTYEGQHNHHCPATLRGNATGMLPPSLLASTSIGQSFPQDLLTRLLPASNQQGDQTSMFYHSLAPQNQQLQQHQLYSPDYGLLQDLVPSFIHKQQP